Proteins from a single region of Nitrospirota bacterium:
- a CDS encoding alanine--glyoxylate aminotransferase family protein, translated as MPFPNFIPPRRLLLGPGPSMVHPRVLRALSTPLVGHLDQAFLGIMNDIQTLLRGVFQTKNRFTIAISGTGSAGMEASMVNIVEPGDTVIVGVNGVFGTRWATIVERCGGKAIRVEAPWGQIIEPEAIEQALRQSGPVKAVAIVHAETSTGVWQPLEPIARLCREHDSLFLVDAVTSLGGAPVEVDRWGIDVCYSGTQKCLSCPPGLSPFTLSERALDAIKARRTPCQSWYLDLSLIADYWAEGKRAYHHTAPISMLYALREALRLVDEEGLPARFARHQLNSDALTAGLIELGLQPLPPTGYRLPMLTCVTVPSHIPEAEIRTKLLSIYGIEIGGGLGPLTGKVWRIGFMGESSTEAHVLTLLNALEELGIRGGWLSTPGVGLQAAARIYNRKAS; from the coding sequence ATGCCCTTTCCAAACTTCATCCCGCCACGCCGGCTGCTCCTTGGCCCAGGACCCAGCATGGTGCATCCGCGAGTCCTCCGCGCACTCTCGACTCCTCTGGTCGGCCATCTGGACCAGGCCTTTCTCGGGATCATGAACGATATCCAAACCCTGTTGCGCGGCGTCTTTCAGACCAAGAACCGGTTCACTATCGCAATCTCCGGCACCGGCTCAGCCGGGATGGAAGCATCGATGGTGAATATCGTTGAGCCGGGCGATACCGTGATCGTCGGGGTCAATGGTGTGTTTGGCACAAGATGGGCCACCATCGTCGAGCGGTGCGGTGGCAAGGCCATCCGCGTAGAGGCCCCCTGGGGGCAAATCATAGAACCAGAGGCCATCGAACAGGCACTGCGCCAATCCGGCCCGGTGAAGGCGGTGGCCATCGTCCATGCGGAAACATCGACCGGCGTCTGGCAGCCGCTGGAGCCCATCGCCCGCCTCTGCCGCGAGCATGACAGCCTGTTTCTCGTCGATGCTGTGACCTCGTTGGGGGGCGCCCCGGTCGAGGTCGATCGTTGGGGCATCGACGTCTGTTATAGCGGCACACAGAAATGTCTGAGTTGTCCACCCGGCCTGTCTCCCTTCACCCTCAGCGAACGCGCATTGGATGCGATCAAAGCCAGGCGAACGCCCTGCCAGAGTTGGTACTTGGATCTGTCGTTGATCGCGGACTACTGGGCTGAAGGCAAGAGGGCCTACCATCACACGGCCCCGATCTCCATGCTCTATGCGCTACGGGAAGCGTTGCGCCTCGTCGACGAAGAAGGATTGCCGGCTCGCTTCGCGCGCCATCAACTCAATAGCGACGCCTTGACCGCGGGCTTGATCGAACTTGGACTTCAGCCTCTTCCCCCCACAGGATATCGACTCCCGATGTTGACCTGTGTCACAGTCCCCTCCCATATTCCTGAGGCCGAGATACGGACGAAGCTACTCTCGATCTATGGCATTGAAATCGGCGGCGGGCTCGGCCCCCTCACAGGAAAGGTCTGGCGTATCGGCTTCATGGGCGAATCATCGACCGAAGCACACGTCTTAACCCTGCTCAATGCGTTGGAAGAACTCGGTATTCGCGGCGGGTGGTTGTCCACTCCCGGAGTCGGACTCCAAGCCGCAGCACGGATCTATAACCGCAAGGCGTCTTAA
- a CDS encoding DUF3365 domain-containing protein, protein MDNKPLLWVLGGGSFAFVAVITYWIFALTLANQMKADLVPPEKAASYIHALIEANRKNYTENVVDKLRKAGLAVAIEHWRDEKGVPLPAQFLLESGRLVAQKDLKFTFRLASMTPIYVWNGATTDFERKGLDTVTKDPSKPFGGFVRLDGGRYYQTIYPDLAVAQSCVTCHNEHPNSPRRDYKVGDVMGGIIITIPIDIP, encoded by the coding sequence ATGGATAACAAACCATTACTCTGGGTACTCGGTGGCGGGTCCTTTGCTTTTGTCGCCGTCATCACCTACTGGATCTTTGCCCTGACATTGGCCAATCAGATGAAGGCTGATCTCGTTCCGCCGGAAAAGGCCGCGTCGTATATCCACGCCTTGATCGAAGCCAACCGAAAAAACTACACGGAAAACGTCGTGGATAAACTCCGCAAGGCAGGACTCGCGGTCGCGATCGAACATTGGCGAGACGAAAAAGGCGTACCCCTGCCTGCACAATTTCTCTTGGAGTCCGGGCGGCTGGTCGCACAAAAGGATCTCAAGTTCACCTTCCGGCTCGCCAGCATGACGCCGATCTATGTCTGGAACGGTGCGACGACAGACTTCGAACGAAAAGGGCTCGACACCGTCACCAAAGATCCCTCAAAACCCTTCGGGGGGTTCGTCAGACTCGACGGTGGCCGCTACTATCAAACGATTTATCCGGATCTCGCGGTCGCCCAATCCTGCGTGACCTGTCACAACGAACATCCCAACAGCCCGCGCCGCGACTACAAAGTCGGCGATGTGATGGGCGGCATTATCATCACCATCCCCATCGATATACCATGA
- a CDS encoding CPBP family intramembrane metalloprotease, whose translation MMERETVPFNESPPPQSWWRATDAPPPVGIYPGRFSPKITLLAAIFLVGALAMVVWLSASSSKLERIEAPEQALSLMVSRTMDVHEGLKRARPWEQWLFTWASGDREAEQAHAIEWYRELARVSADPVVPLQLAILQAEAGHVSQALLSAHDWAEADDPLPQFADLVMAAYGEGPAQDADRYVLWQAELAELLPAGWFYDRLAEGLARRAKDHALVVRIQEQAAVRVDRQFVRSQRVTLVELSALVLGTVGLVLIWLRRKEPSSFVRLHEPGVPPPWPGGIGAAVLLRGGAIGAMGTALFLIYAPPDNASLRALAIPMTNLPLLFLAHRHLFRPAGMTFDEGFGLEIGWARAGRLATAVLAVVAAGLWGEWVMDWLSEPLHLTSHWAEWFDADLVWASPMLTAISLVEYVIFAPVFEELAFRGLLFAILRRRFRFLPAALISASIFAIAHGYGLVGFISVLWSGLLWAWMYEKTGSLLPGMLAHAINNLLVCLAVMALLR comes from the coding sequence ATGATGGAGAGAGAGACTGTGCCCTTCAACGAGTCGCCGCCGCCACAATCCTGGTGGCGAGCCACGGACGCGCCGCCCCCGGTCGGAATCTATCCCGGACGATTTTCGCCCAAGATCACGCTCTTGGCAGCCATATTTCTCGTGGGGGCCTTGGCCATGGTGGTGTGGCTGTCCGCATCGTCATCTAAGCTGGAGCGGATCGAGGCACCTGAGCAAGCGCTCAGTCTGATGGTCAGTCGGACGATGGATGTTCATGAAGGTCTCAAGCGTGCGAGACCATGGGAGCAATGGCTCTTTACCTGGGCCTCCGGCGATCGCGAGGCTGAACAGGCTCATGCGATTGAATGGTATCGAGAATTGGCCAGGGTCTCTGCCGATCCTGTCGTGCCGCTTCAGTTAGCGATTCTTCAAGCTGAGGCCGGCCATGTGTCGCAGGCGCTCCTCTCCGCGCACGACTGGGCCGAAGCGGACGATCCGCTGCCTCAGTTTGCCGATCTGGTGATGGCCGCCTATGGCGAAGGACCGGCTCAGGATGCGGACCGGTATGTCTTGTGGCAAGCCGAGCTGGCAGAGCTGTTGCCTGCCGGCTGGTTTTACGATCGCCTGGCTGAAGGGTTGGCCCGCCGTGCCAAGGATCACGCACTCGTGGTTAGGATTCAGGAACAGGCTGCGGTCCGCGTCGACCGTCAATTTGTCCGGTCGCAGCGCGTCACGCTTGTCGAGCTCAGCGCGCTGGTCCTTGGGACGGTGGGCTTAGTACTCATCTGGCTGAGGCGGAAGGAGCCGTCCAGCTTCGTCAGGCTCCATGAACCGGGCGTGCCGCCGCCCTGGCCAGGCGGAATCGGTGCGGCAGTCTTGCTGCGCGGCGGCGCGATCGGTGCGATGGGTACTGCGCTATTTTTGATTTATGCGCCGCCCGACAATGCGTCGCTTCGGGCATTGGCCATTCCGATGACGAATCTGCCGTTACTCTTTTTAGCCCATCGCCACCTCTTCCGGCCGGCCGGGATGACGTTTGACGAAGGCTTTGGGCTGGAGATCGGATGGGCCCGTGCCGGACGTTTGGCGACCGCGGTCTTGGCGGTGGTGGCTGCCGGGTTGTGGGGCGAGTGGGTGATGGATTGGCTGTCGGAGCCGCTTCATCTGACGAGTCATTGGGCTGAATGGTTCGACGCAGATCTTGTCTGGGCCTCACCGATGCTGACGGCGATCAGCTTGGTCGAGTATGTGATCTTTGCGCCCGTGTTTGAAGAACTCGCATTTCGCGGGCTCCTGTTCGCGATTCTACGCCGGAGGTTCCGCTTCCTGCCTGCCGCGCTGATCAGTGCGAGCATCTTTGCCATTGCCCATGGTTATGGATTGGTCGGTTTCATCAGTGTGCTCTGGAGTGGTCTGCTCTGGGCCTGGATGTATGAAAAAACCGGGAGTCTTTTGCCTGGGATGTTGGCGCATGCCATCAATAATTTGCTCGTTTGTCTGGCCGTGATGGCGTTGTTACGGTAG
- a CDS encoding DnaJ domain-containing protein — protein sequence MARIDYYRVLGVSRDASDDAIKKAYRKLVFQHHPDRHPESTQAESKIRELNAAYEIIGDPEKRRNYDRLNWGDETTRDEAIDPAVILDEMELKLFDEGRKEVFALLMKDVKRIKAELAVIRERTVADQGYDTFKEAIIRERASEVMEELVTVEMEGRKQRLVEVATEMLLSQGVANRGDEGGVRSLRGQLEDVFRKGRIKGFASALELFYERR from the coding sequence ATGGCACGAATCGACTACTATCGGGTGCTGGGGGTCTCGCGCGACGCGTCCGACGACGCGATCAAGAAGGCGTACCGGAAGCTGGTCTTTCAGCACCATCCTGATCGCCACCCCGAGAGCACACAGGCGGAATCCAAGATCCGTGAGCTCAATGCGGCGTATGAAATCATTGGTGACCCGGAGAAGCGGCGGAACTACGATCGGCTCAATTGGGGGGATGAAACCACCCGGGATGAAGCGATCGATCCAGCCGTTATTCTCGACGAGATGGAGCTGAAGCTCTTCGATGAAGGGCGCAAGGAAGTTTTCGCCCTGTTGATGAAAGACGTGAAGCGGATCAAAGCGGAACTCGCCGTGATTCGCGAGCGGACGGTGGCGGATCAAGGATATGACACGTTCAAGGAAGCCATTATTCGGGAACGGGCCTCGGAGGTTATGGAGGAGCTCGTCACGGTTGAGATGGAGGGGCGCAAGCAGCGGCTCGTCGAAGTGGCCACGGAGATGTTGTTGTCCCAAGGGGTGGCAAATCGTGGCGACGAGGGAGGCGTGAGATCGTTGCGCGGACAGCTCGAGGACGTCTTCCGCAAAGGACGCATCAAGGGTTTTGCCAGCGCACTGGAATTGTTCTACGAAAGACGTTAG
- a CDS encoding amidohydrolase family protein, which yields MMKSFAIRSVRVIDGTGRTIERATVIIRGKTIAAVGPDRELSIPHGATKIDGRGLTLLPGLIDCHVHFCLGAEPDVVEAIANETPALTLLKSSRAAHQTLEAGVTTVRDVGSRDHAIFTLKQAIDTGLVPGPRIVGAGLAICMIGGHARFIGQEVEGVEQVRAVVRAQIAAGAGVIKVIASGGVLTPGTSPDQAQMTVEELRAAVEEAGQAGRKVAAHAHGSSGMKNAVRAGVHSIEHATLMDEEAATMMRGQGVFMVPTLSALATTAACRLGCGVPDSARDKAKSMTKRHAVSFKNALRDGIQIAMGTDAGTPFNFHGENAQELERMVAFGMSPMQAILASTSAAARLIGIQDLVGTIEKGKVADLLLIEGNPIRHIDLLRDRSRIVGVMQAGTWAAGPLSKT from the coding sequence ATGATGAAATCCTTTGCCATTCGCTCAGTGCGCGTCATCGACGGGACCGGTCGGACGATCGAACGGGCCACGGTGATTATTCGAGGGAAGACCATTGCCGCCGTCGGACCGGATCGAGAGCTCTCTATCCCACATGGCGCGACCAAGATCGATGGCCGGGGACTGACCCTGCTGCCGGGATTGATCGACTGTCACGTGCACTTCTGCCTCGGAGCCGAGCCGGATGTCGTCGAGGCGATCGCGAACGAGACGCCCGCACTGACATTGCTCAAGTCCAGCCGGGCGGCGCACCAGACCTTGGAGGCAGGCGTGACCACCGTACGCGACGTCGGGTCGCGAGACCATGCCATCTTCACGTTGAAGCAGGCCATCGATACGGGCCTCGTGCCAGGCCCTCGCATCGTCGGAGCAGGCCTGGCGATTTGCATGATCGGCGGCCATGCCCGGTTTATCGGTCAGGAAGTGGAAGGGGTCGAACAAGTCCGTGCTGTCGTACGCGCACAAATCGCCGCTGGAGCCGGCGTCATTAAAGTCATTGCCTCTGGCGGTGTCCTCACGCCAGGCACCTCGCCCGACCAGGCCCAAATGACGGTGGAAGAACTCAGGGCCGCCGTGGAAGAAGCCGGGCAAGCGGGGAGGAAAGTCGCCGCCCATGCCCATGGATCATCGGGGATGAAAAATGCCGTCCGCGCCGGAGTCCATTCGATCGAGCATGCCACGCTCATGGACGAAGAAGCCGCAACCATGATGCGTGGACAGGGTGTCTTCATGGTCCCGACCCTCTCCGCGCTGGCCACTACGGCCGCCTGCCGCCTCGGGTGCGGGGTGCCTGACAGTGCTCGCGACAAGGCCAAATCGATGACGAAACGTCATGCCGTCAGCTTCAAGAACGCCCTGCGTGACGGCATCCAGATTGCGATGGGCACCGACGCGGGGACGCCCTTTAACTTTCATGGCGAAAACGCCCAGGAGCTCGAACGGATGGTCGCCTTCGGCATGAGCCCGATGCAGGCCATTCTCGCCTCGACCTCCGCTGCCGCACGTTTAATCGGTATTCAGGACCTGGTGGGAACCATCGAGAAGGGGAAAGTGGCAGATCTTCTACTGATCGAAGGCAATCCGATCCGCCACATCGACCTGCTCCGCGACCGCAGCCGGATTGTCGGGGTCATGCAGGCAGGCACGTGGGCGGCGGGACCTCTTTCGAAGACGTGA